The Benincasa hispida cultivar B227 chromosome 11, ASM972705v1, whole genome shotgun sequence genome has a segment encoding these proteins:
- the LOC120089885 gene encoding ribonuclease 3-like protein 2, translated as MESSVRAAERILSYNFKNKKLLEEALTHSSYPDSASYERLEFIGDSAIGLAISNYFFLAFPDLHQGQLSLLRAANISTEKLARVAVRLGLYNYVRRNAAALDDKVREFVDSVALENNSVAYGGLVKAPKVLADIVESVAGAVYIDVNFDLQRLWVIIRGLLEPIYTLESLQVEPQPVTLLFEVCQKNGKQVDIKNWKNGPNNVVSVYVDGSFVASSSSMQKEIAKLSAAREALVELSNHMDTNTKTVVTIDGIDESFEIEGAKHKLHDFCCKKKWPKPTYSTEKDLGPSHEKRFVCSVIISTPSDTLYMLGDEKSRVKDAENSAASLMIRALQERNYL; from the exons ATGGAATCCTCCGTGAGAGCAGCTGAGCGAATTCTTTCCTATAATTTCAAGAACAAGAAGCTCTTAGAAGAAGCCCTCACTCACTCCTCCTACCCCGACTCTGCCTCCTATGAACGCCTCGAGTTTATCGGCGATTCAGCTATTGGCCTCGCTATTTCCAATTATTTCTTTCTTGCTTTTCCGGACCTCCATCAGGGCCAGCTATCTCTACTTAGGGCTGCTAATATTAGCACCGAGAAGCTTGCTCGTGTTGCAGTCCGCCTTGGATTGTATAACTATGTTAGGCGCAATGCCGCCGCTCTTGATGATAAG GTTAGAGAGTTTGTTGATTCTGTCGCCTTAGAAAACAACTCAGTTGCGTATGGTGGGTTGGTGAAGGCTCCGAAAGTTCTTGCTGACATTGTGGAATCTGTAGCTGGTGCTGTTTATATAGATGTTAATTTTGATCTTCAAAGACTATGGGTG ATTATTAGGGGTTTGCTAGAGCCTATCTATACTCTTGAAAGCTTACAGGTAGAACCCCAACCTGTAACTTTGCTCTTTGAAGTTTGCCAAAAAAATGGGAAGCAGGTTGATATTAAGAATTGGAAAAATGGTCCCAACAACGTCGTGAGTGTCTATGTTGACGGTAGTTTTGTTGCTTCCAGCTCTTCAATGCAAAAAGAAATTGCAAAGCTTAGTGCTGCTAGAGAAGCTCTCGTCGAATTGTCGAATCATATGGATACCAATACTAAAACAGTTGTAACTATTGATGGTATCGATGAATCGTTTGAGATTGAAGGGGCAAAGCATAAGCTACATGATTTTTGTTGCAAGAAAAAGTGGCCAAAACCAACTTACAG TACTGAGAAAGATTTAGGGCCTTCACATGAGAAGAGATTTGTTTGTTCTGTTATAATCTCCACTCCTTCTGATACACTCTATATGTTGGGAGATGAGAAGTCAAGAGTAAAGGATGCAGAGAACTCTGCAGCCTCTTTGATGATTCGTGCTTTACAGGAAAGAAACTATCTCTAA